TTCTATAAAATGATTTCGTTGGGGCTGCATTTTTTTTGACTTAATCGTTCCCCCGTATACTTCTTCCTGAAGGCTAGCTGTAGGTTGATAGATTTTCATTCCCTGTGTAGATATGTCTTCGGGAATCAAAGAACTAGAAGGTGCAACCCAATCTTGAACTGCAGAAGACCCATTCGATGCTGATCCCCAAATTGAACTCAGAATCTTATCTAAAAAATTACCGCTAGTTTTTGCTGCTATAACTTTCTTAATAATAAAACCATCCGAATCATTAAAACTCGTGGTGTGTTTTAACAAGAAATCTTCTTAATAGCGATGGGCCAAGCCGTAATTATATTCTTAATTTGTTGTATTGATGTGTCTCATTTTTCAAGATTTTTTTTACTTCTCTCTTCATACTCGCGTACATCTCTATACTGTTATCATTCCCATTAAAACAATGGAAACTCTCTCCATCATTATAGTAAAAAATCATTGCATTTATACTTCCGTCAGGATTAACAAACCGATATTCTGGATGCTCATTCAAGATTTGATTTTTCTTGTTGTTTAATTCAACTAAGATAGGTTTAACTTCGTTTAAAAATTTGAAATAGATTTCCGTTATGATTAAATTAAACTCTGCTATTGTAAATACGTATGAAATATAGGGCATGTTTCCAAATTGGTTGTATATGTCAGCTTTTAATTCATCAATTTCGTTTTTCAATTTTCTATTAAGGTCAAAATGAGGCATTGATAGTATTTCATCTAAATCAAAGTATGCTTTTTGTTCATGAATATTTATTGGTAAATGCCCATGTTGCGCATAATGTCTCATATGGATCAAAAACCTATATGAAAATTTATCGTCATATTGTTTACTAATCACTTTTTCTTTAAATGACGAAAAATCAGCAGCAGATAAAAATGATTTCATACAAACCTCAATGGAATCAGTTAAAGTTTTTGCCGAGCTAATGAAGTTTATCGTTAAAGCGTTTATTTGATAATAGTATTCATCATCAGACAACTGTGCATCTTTGCTCTCAATCAAGTCATTTGTATTTAACACGAAATGATCGAGTAAATTTTTCAAGTTGTACCTAAAAACATAAAATAATTTATTTAACTCCATGATATGCCTCGTTACTTCTACATACCTTGAAAATATCTCGTTGTCAACTTCAGAAATTAAAGTTATTACCTGTTCAATACTTTCTTGGAACTCTGTATCCTTCAGAAAAAATCTTCTATCCTTATTCACAGTTACAAGCCTCCATTCGTGTTTTTTCCATCCACACATAATTATTTAGATTTACAATAAAATCAATCAAATAGAAGCTTTCTGTACATTACCTTTAACTCTGAATTCTTTGGTCAAAAAAGCTCTTTGTAATTACTTAACAAGCTTCTCTGTTACCAGCATGGCTCTCAAATCCTTTCTCTATCAGTATTTCCACAATACTAATACTAACTAGTTTAGATAAAAGTTTAGGTTCATAAAAACAATAAAAGTGGGGCACATAGAAAAGGAATATTGTGCAGCTGTAGTAGAACTACTCCAACATTTCTTTTAATTCTTCTAAAGACTCAATTAGCTGCTTTATTTTGAAATAATCGATCCTTCCAAGCTCAGTTTCACCTACCTTAGTTTTTATTTCAGTCAAAAGTAATTTGATATCGTTGAGTTCATTTTTATGAAGCTCCTTTACATTTGAAATCCGTAAATACTCACTTCTGATTAATTGCCAAAATAAATCTGCGGTATTGTTAGTTGTTACTATATATCTATCAACAAACCCTTGATGTAAAATAATCTCAAAAATATTGTTTTTTAAGAGAATACCAGACTGTAATAAATCACTGAGGTTCTTCAAATCATTAGCAAACAAACCCTCTAAAAATTCATTGACACTATCTTTTCTTCTTTCATTATCTATATCTTTTAAGGATTGGTAAAGGTCAGGCTGTTCAGTTTTAATATTAGGTACACCTCTAATAAAGAATTTATCAACCAAATCTATGTATGGTTTTTCTTCCTGAGAGTACCTATAAATTAACTTTTCTTTAAATAATTCAATATAATCCTCATCAATGAGTACTAATCCAATCTTTTCAAATTGAAAGAATCTTCCGTAAACAGTAATCAAATCTTCAAAATCAAATTTGTCATCTCTAACATCTTCAATTAATTTTCTTTGAATTTCTCGAAGTTGAATATCAGTAAGCCTTCGAAAATCATTCAACTTATCTAATTGACTAATTTCTTTACTCATAGGGAAAAAAACCTTGTTCCAGTTCAAAACATAATCGCTATTATCAAAATAGCCCAATAAAATATATGAACTGACATCATAAGAATAAAAAATATCATCATCAAAAATCTTAATCTTTTTGTGATACTTATCTATAATATCTTCCCTGATAGATCTAGAATCATCTTTACTCAGATAATAATCAAAATATCTTGTATCATCCAATTTTTTTAACGTTGCAAGATTTTTTTCAGTAATATTCCCTAATTTGTATTCCCTAGTAACAACAAAAATATTTAGAAATAAACTTTTTCTAATTCTTGATTTTAAATCATCTTGTTTAAGTTCATTTATACATTCTAACAATTTAGACTCAATAAAATCATAATTTTCTATTATTGAAAATAAGGTTCTTAAATTTATACTAGGACTTTCATCACTGTTTTGATAAGTTTCGACAAGTGTCTTAATCCAAGAGCTATTCTCCTGGATAAAGTTATTTCTATTTTTTTTTAGAATCATTTCCTCAATTTTGGACGCATCATATGAAAATTTAATAGTTCTATTTATCACTTTTTCTTTGATTCTCTTGAAATCAGTGCTTTCTTCAATTTCGGAACTATTTGATAAAATTACTACTTTACACCTTAATTTTTCTAAGAGCTCATTTAGAATAAAACCCAATAAATCCTTTAAATTTACTTCATTACTTACTCTCTCTAAATCATCTATAAAAATTACTATAGCTTGATCTTTAGTTTTTTCCATTTTTGAGTATCCATAAGCGTCTAAAATCCAATCACTAACTAAACTAACGGAACTTAACTTTACGTCTCCTAAAACGCTTGAAACATTTTTAAATTTTTTGCTTATTCTAGTAAGAGATTTGAACATTGTTTTATTTTGACTTAACTCCGACAAGATTTTAGCAAATAAATCTTGTTTTAACTCTACTAAATTATTATAACCATACACAGAAAAGTAAATTGGATAATAATTTTCTTTTTTAAGATTATCAATTACACTATTTTTAATAAAATAAGTCTTGCCAGTTCCCCATTTTCCATCGATCTGTAAGGCATATTGTCCTTCTTCTTCAATATAATTTTTTATTATCTGAATTAAAGTGTCCAATTCATCATGCTCCTCTCTGTTAAATATTGCTAAAAGGAAAATTTTTCTATCAAAAAATTCGTTATTTACTGATAAATTTATGTAAAATATTTTGTCATCATTGATATCTAAAGCATTTTATCATCTTCTCGATTCTATAACTGTATGGTCCTATTAGCAAGAATCATAAAAAAAATCGGTAAGGTCTATTATTCATACTTTTTTAATCCATTGTACGGAGAGTATATATAAATCGAGATATTATAAGTAAAGCAGAGTACGTAAATCTATTAAAAAATAAAGATAAGTAAATGAGCAAGGTAAGCAATTGACAATCTTTTAAAAGACACCTTTTAAGGGCAGCGAGTGTCAATCCATTAAAAAGATATTAAAAAGCCACCCGTTTTCACGGGTGGATAAGTTACTTATTAAAAAAATATTTAATGCCGGAGGCTACTAATAAACCTGCGAATAAGCAAACTAGTACAATAGTACCAAAAAATACTATACTAGCTCGTGTTTCTCTATTGGAAATAAGATAGAAAACTATAGTTGCAGTTATAAGAATAAGTAGTAGCCAAATTTTCCTGTTACTCATTTTGAATTTTCCTTTCAAAATCTTCAGTATCTATTTTTGTCAGTTCTAATTGTTTAGAAATTTCGATAAATGAGGGTACTTCTGTTACTTGGAAATCAGTCAATTTATTTTTCTCTTCGGAGGTTAGTGAATCTGTGTTTACATACAATATTTTATAAGGGGACTGTTTTATGGCTTCTTCATTTTCTATTATTACTTTTCTACAATATAAACAAGTAGATCGTCCAAAATAGATTAGCGCGTTACTTTGTTTAGTCTTTCTGATTTTCTCTACTTGATCTAAATTGATTTGCTTAATATTCTTACTCTGTAACACATGTTCATATACCTCAATCTCCTTTTGAACTAACTCATTGACAAATTCAGAACTATTTAAAGTATTGTTACTCTTATTTTCAGTGCCATTTGGTGAAGTACCACATGCTGAAAGGAGTGACATCAATAGTAATAATAGGAGAACCTTTTTATAAGTAGCCATTTGCTTGACAAAATGATTTAATTGGACCATATTTTTTAAATTTCTTACATCCAGCAGATAGACCCCATCTGGTAAATGCTGTAGTTATTTCAGTTATAACTGCAGTACCAACAATTACACCAACAGCTTTAATGGCAAGAATCAGCAAAGCAGGAAGTACGCGAGGAGCAATGCTACCTTGTTTTGACTCTTTTGCTAAAGTTTCTACTTTTTCCCACTCTTGTCCAGCCTTCTCCGCATTTTGATATTGTTCTTCTGTAAAGATTCCATCTGTAACAATATCGTGATCTAAAATCCACTTTTTATTAACGTAATCATACTCTGAATAGTCAGTGATTTGATCCAAAATAGTTTTAAATTCTTTTTGGTCAATCTGGGCCAATTTTTGGTAAGCGTCATTTTTTTCCGAAGCAAAGGCATTTACTGTTGGTAACAGAATATTTGCAAATAAACATGCTACTAAAGTAACTAAGATTGCTTTGAAAAATCTCCCTTTTTTTATTTCCTGTGTCATTTGTTCCATGTTGCATCCTTCTTTCTTTTTTATTTTTGGTACATGTGAAT
The genomic region above belongs to Enterococcus saigonensis and contains:
- a CDS encoding P-loop NTPase fold protein yields the protein MDTLIQIIKNYIEEEGQYALQIDGKWGTGKTYFIKNSVIDNLKKENYYPIYFSVYGYNNLVELKQDLFAKILSELSQNKTMFKSLTRISKKFKNVSSVLGDVKLSSVSLVSDWILDAYGYSKMEKTKDQAIVIFIDDLERVSNEVNLKDLLGFILNELLEKLRCKVVILSNSSEIEESTDFKRIKEKVINRTIKFSYDASKIEEMILKKNRNNFIQENSSWIKTLVETYQNSDESPSINLRTLFSIIENYDFIESKLLECINELKQDDLKSRIRKSLFLNIFVVTREYKLGNITEKNLATLKKLDDTRYFDYYLSKDDSRSIREDIIDKYHKKIKIFDDDIFYSYDVSSYILLGYFDNSDYVLNWNKVFFPMSKEISQLDKLNDFRRLTDIQLREIQRKLIEDVRDDKFDFEDLITVYGRFFQFEKIGLVLIDEDYIELFKEKLIYRYSQEEKPYIDLVDKFFIRGVPNIKTEQPDLYQSLKDIDNERRKDSVNEFLEGLFANDLKNLSDLLQSGILLKNNIFEIILHQGFVDRYIVTTNNTADLFWQLIRSEYLRISNVKELHKNELNDIKLLLTEIKTKVGETELGRIDYFKIKQLIESLEELKEMLE